Proteins encoded by one window of Puntigrus tetrazona isolate hp1 chromosome 25, ASM1883169v1, whole genome shotgun sequence:
- the lingo1a gene encoding leucine-rich repeat and immunoglobulin-like domain-containing nogo receptor-interacting protein 1 — protein sequence MVAGEVSGHSFLVACWQPILILMLGTVLSGSATGCPSRCECNAQERSVLCHRKKLMSIPEGIPSETRLLDLSKNRIKTINPDEFSTFPQLEELELNENTISTIEPGAFNNLYGLQTLGLRSNKLKLIQLGVFTGLSNLTKLDISENKIVILLDYMFQDLYNLRSLEVGDNDLVFISHRAFHGLSSLEQLTLEKCNLTSVPTEAFTHLHSLVTLRLRNLNINSIRDYSFKRLYRLKVLEIANWPYLDTMTTNCLYGLNLTSLIITNANLTSIPYLALRHLVYLRFLNMSYNPIQMIEGNRLHDLLRLQEFHLVGGRLTMIEPYSFRGLNYLKVLNVSSNSLTTLEESVFHSVGNLETLALYDNPLACDCRLLWVFRRRWRLNFNRQQPTCSSPEFVQGKEFKDFPDVLQPNYFTCRKSRIRDRKPQQKFVDEGTTVHFVCQADGDPTPVIMWLSPQKQFITMKTIGRLTVFPDGTLEVRYAQIQDNGTYVCIASNAGGNDTALAHLHVHSYSPDWPNQPNKTLAFISNQPNDNGANGTRATVPFPFDIKTLIIATTMGFISFLGVVLFCLVLLFLWSRGKGNSKHNIEIEYVPRKSDAGMSSSGADAPRKFNMKMI from the coding sequence ATGGTAGCAGGGGAAGTGAGTGGGCACAGCTTCCTGGTGGCATGCTGGCAGCCCATTCTAATCTTAATGCTGGGCACAGTGCTGTCTGGCTCTGCCACGGGCTGCCCATCACGCTGCGAGTGCAATGCTCAGGAGCGTTCTGTCTTGTGCCACCGCAAAAAGCTGATGTCCATTCCAGAGGGAATCCCATCTGAAACACGACTTCTTGACCTCAGCAAAAATCGAATCAAAACCATCAACCCAGATGAGTTCTCCACCTTCCCGCAGCTGGAAGAGCTGGAGCTCAATGAAAATACCATCTCGACCATCGAGCCAGGGGCCTTTAACAACCTCTATGGCCTGCAGACTCTGGGACTGCGCAGCAACAAGCTGAAGCTAATTCAGCTGGGAGTGTTCACGGGCCTCAGTAACCTAACAAAGCTAGACATCAGTGAAAATAAGATCGTAATTCTGCTGGACTACATGTTCCAGGACCTCTACAACTTGCGCTCTCTGGAGGTTGGGGATAATGACCTTGTCTTCATATCCCACAGGGCGTTTCACGGCCTCAGCAGCCTGGAGCAGCTCACGCTCGAAAAGTGCAACCTGACCTCTGTCCCGACAGAGGCCTTCACGCACCTGCACAGCTTGGTCACGCTGCGCTTGCGAAACCTCAACATCAACAGCATCAGAGACTACAGCTTCAAGCGGCTCTACCGTCTCAAAGTGCTGGAGATTGCCAACTGGCCCTACCTGGATACCATGACCACCAACTGCTTGTACGGATTGAATCTTACCTCCCTAATCATCACTAACGCTAACTTGACATCAATTCCGTATTTGGCCTTGCGGCACCTGGTTTATCTTCGTTTCCTAAACATGTCCTACAATCCCATCCAGATGATCGAAGGCAACCGGCTCCATGACTTGCTCAGACTGCAAGAGTTCCACCTGGTGGGCGGTCGACTGACAATGATTGAACCCTATTCCTTCAGAGGACTGAACTACCTGAAGGTCCTCAATGTGTCCAGCAACTCCCTTACCACCCTGGAGGAGTCTGTGTTCCATTCGGTAGGGAACCTGGAGACCCTCGCCTTGTATGACAACCCACTGGCTTGTGACTGCCGTCTGCTTTGGGTTTTCCGACGTCGCTGGAGGCTCAACTTCAACCGCCAGCAGCCGACTTGCTCCTCTCCCGAGTTCGTCCAGGGAAAAGAGTTCAAGGACTTCCCTGATGTGCTGCAACCCAATTACTTTACTTGCCGCAAGTCTAGGATTCGAGACCGAAAACCCCAGCAGAAGTTTGTTGATGAAGGCACCACCGTCCACTTTGTTTGCCAAGCAGATGGAGATCCGACCCCGGTCATCATGTGGCTTTCCCCACAAAAACAGTTCATCACCATGAAAACGATAGGACGGCTCACTGTTTTCCCGGATGGCACCTTGGAGGTGCGCTATGCTCAGATTCAGGACAATGGGACATATGTGTGCATTGCTAGCAATGCTGGTGGAAACGACACCGCTTTGGCCCACCTGCACGTCCACAGTTACTCACCAGACTGGCCCAACCAACCCAACAAAACCTTGGCGTTTATCTCCAACCAACCCAACGACAACGGAGCCAACGGAACAAGAGCAACAGTGCCGTTCCCATTTGATATAAAGACGCTAATCATCGCCACCACAATGGGTTTCATCTCCTTTTTGGGTGTGGTTCTGTTCTGCCTTGTTCTGCTCTTTCTTTGGAGCAGAGGCAAAGGCAACAGCAAACACAACATTGAGATAGAGTATGTCCCACGCAAATCGGACGCTGGGATGAGCAGCAGCGGCGCCGATGCCCCTCGGAAATTTAACATGAAAATGATATAA